In Streptomyces sp. RFCAC02, the following proteins share a genomic window:
- a CDS encoding PhzF family phenazine biosynthesis protein, with protein sequence MRRYAFVLADVFTERAFGGNQLAVLPDARGLSDGEMQALAREFNFSETAFVLPPDDTAHTRRLRIFTPETELPFAGHPTVGAAAVLVAREEARERLLLEEGVGLVTVDVSGTFARLTVTSPYEAPDHYPSVPAVAAALSLAPEDIVETWYGGVGLRFCYVRVADRAAVDRAVLDRAAWRSGVVGGWSGSLYVFAGHLTDGGRLHARSFAAMLDGGEDPATGSACAGLVAALAQRGGCRAPSYTLRVDQGVAMGRPSDLEAVARTADGELASVSVGGHTVLVGEGTITLPDA encoded by the coding sequence ATGAGACGGTACGCGTTCGTGCTGGCCGACGTGTTCACGGAGCGGGCCTTCGGCGGCAACCAGCTCGCCGTCCTGCCGGACGCGCGGGGGCTGTCGGACGGGGAGATGCAGGCGCTCGCGCGGGAGTTCAACTTCTCGGAGACGGCGTTCGTCCTGCCGCCGGACGACACGGCGCACACGCGGCGGCTGCGGATCTTCACGCCGGAGACGGAGCTGCCGTTCGCGGGCCATCCGACGGTCGGGGCGGCCGCCGTCCTGGTGGCGCGCGAGGAGGCGCGGGAGCGGCTGCTGCTGGAGGAGGGCGTCGGTCTCGTCACGGTGGACGTGTCGGGCACGTTCGCGCGGCTGACGGTGACCTCGCCGTACGAGGCGCCGGACCACTACCCGTCCGTGCCGGCGGTCGCCGCGGCGCTGTCGCTGGCGCCGGAGGACATCGTGGAGACGTGGTACGGCGGGGTCGGGCTGCGGTTCTGCTACGTGCGGGTCGCCGACCGGGCCGCCGTGGACCGCGCGGTGCTGGACCGGGCGGCGTGGCGGTCGGGGGTGGTGGGCGGCTGGTCGGGCAGCCTGTACGTCTTCGCGGGGCACCTGACGGACGGCGGGCGGCTGCACGCCCGGTCGTTCGCGGCGATGCTGGACGGCGGCGAGGACCCGGCGACGGGCTCGGCGTGCGCCGGTCTGGTCGCGGCGCTGGCGCAGCGCGGCGGCTGCCGTGCGCCGTCGTACACGCTGCGGGTGGACCAGGGCGTGGCGATGGGGCGCCCGAGCGACCTGGAGGCGGTGGCCCGCACGGCGGACGGGGAACTCGCCTCGGTGTCGGTGGGCGGTCACACGGTGCTGGTCGGCGAGGGAACGATCACCCTGCCCGACGCGTGA
- a CDS encoding DUF1992 domain-containing protein, translated as MTERKPPGVPFESWVDRQIREAEQRGEFAGLAGAGKPLPDSHRSHDDLWWVRRKMSAEGLSFLPPTLVLRKEAEDAEAAALDAPTEAAARRLLEGVNDKLREAMRRPPEGPPLGRGLIDVEAVLAARRAAREG; from the coding sequence ATGACCGAGCGCAAGCCTCCGGGCGTCCCCTTCGAGTCATGGGTCGACCGGCAGATCCGGGAGGCCGAGCAGCGCGGCGAGTTCGCGGGGCTCGCCGGGGCCGGCAAGCCGTTGCCCGACAGCCACCGGTCCCACGACGACCTGTGGTGGGTGCGGCGCAAGATGAGCGCGGAGGGACTGTCCTTCCTGCCGCCCACCCTCGTCCTGCGCAAGGAGGCCGAGGACGCCGAGGCGGCCGCGCTGGACGCGCCCACCGAGGCGGCGGCCCGCCGCCTGCTGGAGGGCGTCAACGACAAGCTCCGCGAGGCCATGCGCCGCCCGCCGGAGGGGCCACCGCTGGGCCGTGGCCTGATCGACGTGGAGGCGGTGCTCGCCGCACGCCGCGCCGCCCGCGAGGGCTGA
- a CDS encoding VanZ family protein, with protein sequence MIIKGWHGWVGTFTGVALITVAVLPLAALTVGILARRRSVTGTTQAWRMSLAEVAIVYGTVPWVWMILLPGGRADTVPARVSLVPLRDLLTVLAGSPLAATVQVVGNLLVFAALGFFTPLRVAALASAPRIVALAAGCSVLVETAQYALRLDRVSSVDDVLLNAAGAGLAALASRRWWHTTAGASPERPRPAPVSGSPVPLTEPEPR encoded by the coding sequence GTGATCATCAAGGGGTGGCACGGCTGGGTCGGCACGTTCACCGGCGTGGCCCTCATCACGGTGGCCGTACTGCCGTTGGCCGCGCTGACGGTGGGGATCCTGGCACGTCGCCGAAGTGTCACCGGCACCACGCAGGCGTGGCGCATGTCGCTGGCCGAGGTCGCCATCGTCTACGGGACGGTGCCGTGGGTGTGGATGATCCTGTTGCCGGGTGGCCGGGCCGACACCGTCCCCGCTCGAGTGAGCCTGGTACCGCTGCGGGACCTGCTCACTGTCCTCGCGGGCAGCCCGCTGGCGGCGACGGTCCAGGTCGTCGGCAACCTGCTGGTGTTCGCGGCGCTGGGGTTCTTCACCCCGCTGCGGGTCGCGGCGCTGGCCTCGGCACCGCGGATCGTGGCGCTCGCGGCGGGCTGCTCGGTCCTGGTCGAGACCGCGCAGTACGCCCTGCGACTGGACCGGGTGTCCTCCGTGGACGACGTGCTGCTCAACGCCGCCGGCGCCGGGCTGGCCGCGTTGGCGTCGCGCCGCTGGTGGCACACCACGGCCGGAGCGTCGCCGGAACGACCCCGACCAGCCCCGGTGTCCGGCTCCCCCGTCCCGCTCACGGAACCGGAGCCCCGATGA
- a CDS encoding serine hydrolase domain-containing protein, whose product MDSDSVRGIDRRRLFGWGGLAAAGAVAAAGRGHAVAAEQHRTAATDADLPPATLPGGAYDQYVAGLAAEGRFSGVVLLSHQGRTVLSRSYGMADSENGICNHEGVAFSLSSAGKPFGAVAILQLAQQGRLRLSDSVGTHLQGFAPDIAEKVTIHHLLSGTSWLSSPEQDVQRVFQSRDEVHEYYEQRARQAELVGVPGTFGSAHAEAEITISALIVEAVSGTTYWDHVEEHVFERCGMTGSAFRTRPQWLTDEDVAHPYMTLADGSRVDAVRNLDGSSPNEDMLGKNPGRAFIDAPGDGGFATAPDLVRFAQALGDGTLLDRPWADVLTGAKIPHGPASFGAYGLSAFIVDGQWKYQRAGGNPGVIANWHIYPYTGWVGVILGNIDGVPLQDMIARETQAVTGAASGGGSGG is encoded by the coding sequence ATGGACTCGGATTCCGTACGTGGTATCGACCGGCGGCGGTTGTTCGGGTGGGGCGGGCTGGCCGCGGCCGGCGCGGTGGCGGCCGCCGGCCGCGGTCATGCCGTGGCCGCGGAACAGCACCGTACGGCCGCGACCGACGCCGACCTCCCACCGGCCACCCTGCCCGGCGGGGCCTACGACCAGTACGTGGCGGGGCTGGCCGCCGAGGGCAGGTTCTCCGGCGTGGTGCTGTTGTCGCACCAGGGCCGGACGGTGCTGTCGCGCAGCTATGGCATGGCCGACAGCGAGAACGGGATCTGCAACCACGAGGGCGTCGCGTTCAGTCTCAGTTCGGCGGGCAAGCCGTTCGGCGCGGTGGCCATCCTGCAGTTGGCGCAGCAGGGCAGACTGAGGCTGTCGGACTCGGTGGGAACCCACCTGCAGGGGTTCGCCCCGGACATCGCCGAGAAGGTGACCATCCACCACTTGCTCTCCGGCACGTCCTGGCTGAGCAGCCCGGAACAGGACGTGCAACGCGTATTCCAGAGCCGCGACGAAGTGCACGAGTACTACGAGCAGCGGGCCAGGCAGGCGGAACTGGTGGGCGTCCCGGGCACCTTCGGCTCCGCGCACGCGGAGGCGGAGATCACCATCTCCGCGCTGATAGTGGAGGCCGTGTCCGGCACGACGTACTGGGACCATGTCGAGGAGCACGTCTTCGAGCGCTGCGGCATGACCGGCTCGGCGTTCCGCACCAGGCCGCAGTGGCTCACCGACGAGGACGTCGCGCACCCGTACATGACGCTGGCCGACGGCAGCCGGGTGGACGCCGTCCGCAACCTGGACGGGAGCAGCCCGAACGAGGACATGCTCGGCAAGAACCCGGGCCGCGCCTTCATCGACGCTCCCGGGGACGGCGGCTTCGCCACCGCGCCGGATCTGGTCCGATTCGCACAGGCGCTGGGCGACGGCACGCTCCTGGACCGGCCCTGGGCCGACGTGCTCACCGGGGCCAAGATCCCCCACGGACCGGCATCGTTCGGCGCGTACGGGCTCTCGGCCTTCATCGTCGACGGCCAGTGGAAGTACCAGCGCGCCGGAGGCAACCCCGGTGTCATCGCCAACTGGCACATCTACCCGTACACCGGCTGGGTCGGCGTCATCCTCGGCAACATCGACGGCGTGCCGCTGCAGGACATGATCGCGCGGGAGACACAGGCCGTCACCGGGGCCGCGTCCGGCGGCGGGTCCGGCGGCTGA
- a CDS encoding response regulator transcription factor, which yields MRVLIVEDERYLAEAVRDGLRLEAIAADIAGDGDTALELLSINVYDIAVLDRDIPGPSGDEVARRIVASGSGVPILMLTAADRIDDKASGFGLGADDYLTKPFELRELVMRMRALDRRRAYARPPVREIAGLRLDPFRREVFRDGRHVALTRKQFAVLEVLLAAEGGVISAEELLERAWDQNANPFTNAVRITVSALRKRLGEPRLIATVPGVGYRIDTGMDRTRPGNPHG from the coding sequence ATGCGTGTGCTGATCGTGGAGGATGAGCGCTACCTGGCCGAAGCCGTCCGTGACGGTCTCCGGCTGGAAGCGATCGCCGCCGACATCGCAGGCGACGGCGACACCGCCTTGGAGCTGCTGAGCATCAACGTCTACGACATCGCCGTCCTCGACCGCGACATTCCCGGCCCTTCCGGCGACGAGGTCGCCCGGCGCATCGTCGCCTCCGGCAGCGGTGTCCCGATCCTCATGCTCACCGCTGCCGACCGGATCGACGACAAGGCATCGGGGTTCGGGCTCGGCGCCGATGACTACCTCACCAAACCGTTCGAGCTTCGCGAGCTCGTCATGCGGATGCGGGCGCTCGACCGGAGGCGCGCGTACGCCCGTCCCCCGGTCCGCGAGATCGCGGGCCTGCGGCTTGACCCCTTTCGCCGGGAGGTCTTCCGTGACGGACGCCATGTCGCGCTCACCCGCAAGCAGTTCGCCGTGCTCGAAGTCCTCCTCGCCGCCGAAGGCGGTGTCATCAGCGCCGAAGAGCTCCTGGAGCGGGCCTGGGACCAGAACGCCAACCCCTTCACCAACGCCGTCCGCATCACCGTCTCCGCCCTGCGCAAACGACTCGGCGAACCACGGCTCATCGCCACGGTGCCCGGAGTCGGCTACCGAATCGACACAGGCATGGACCGCACCCGCCCGGGCAACCCCCATGGCTAG
- a CDS encoding HAMP domain-containing sensor histidine kinase, whose product MARRPGLSARLKLTLSYTGFLLLAGALLLAVVWVFLLRYVPDSPRGLLGVAPNRSLLVRVFAPAAAAALAFLLGFGLLGGWVLAGRMLAPLTRIADAARMASNGSLSHRIRVEGPKDEFRELADLFDTMLEQLQSHLDEQRRFAANASHELRTPLAISRALLDVARSDPARDRGELIERLHTVNTRAIDLTEALLLLTRADRRSFTREPVDLSLVAEEATETLLPLAEQRGITLEVTGEETRTAGSAALLLRMVTNLVQNAIVHNLPAGGAVTVHTEPHHDAGVLRVENTGHRLPPELLPTLTEPFRRGTTRIRTDEHAGVGLGLAIVHSVVRAHDGTLDLTPRPTGGLLVTIRLPVTP is encoded by the coding sequence ATGGCTAGACGCCCAGGGCTCAGCGCCCGGCTGAAACTCACCCTGAGCTACACCGGATTCCTCCTCCTCGCCGGTGCACTCCTGCTGGCCGTGGTCTGGGTGTTCCTGCTGCGCTACGTACCCGACAGCCCCAGGGGTCTGCTCGGAGTCGCACCCAACCGTTCCCTCCTCGTGCGCGTCTTCGCCCCCGCCGCTGCCGCGGCACTGGCTTTCCTCCTGGGGTTCGGCCTCCTGGGAGGATGGGTCCTCGCCGGCCGGATGCTCGCACCGCTCACACGGATCGCGGACGCGGCGCGGATGGCCTCGAACGGATCGCTGTCCCATCGGATCCGCGTGGAAGGCCCCAAGGACGAATTCCGCGAACTCGCCGACCTGTTCGACACCATGCTCGAACAACTCCAGTCCCACCTCGACGAACAGCGACGATTCGCCGCGAACGCCTCCCACGAACTGCGCACCCCGCTGGCGATCTCCCGGGCACTCCTCGATGTCGCCCGCAGCGACCCCGCACGGGACCGGGGCGAACTCATCGAGCGCCTCCACACCGTCAACACGCGGGCGATCGACCTCACCGAGGCCCTCCTGCTGCTCACCCGAGCCGACCGCAGGAGCTTCACCCGCGAGCCCGTCGACCTGTCCCTCGTCGCCGAGGAAGCCACCGAAACGCTGCTTCCCCTCGCCGAACAGCGCGGGATCACGCTCGAGGTCACCGGCGAGGAGACACGGACCGCCGGCTCCGCGGCGCTCCTGCTGCGGATGGTGACGAATCTCGTGCAGAACGCCATCGTCCACAATCTGCCCGCCGGCGGCGCCGTGACGGTCCACACCGAACCGCACCACGATGCGGGCGTGCTGCGGGTCGAGAACACCGGCCATCGGCTCCCGCCGGAACTGCTGCCGACCCTCACCGAACCCTTCCGGCGCGGAACGACACGCATTCGCACCGACGAGCATGCCGGCGTCGGCCTCGGGCTGGCCATCGTGCACAGCGTCGTGCGGGCACACGACGGGACCCTCGACCTCACACCCCGCCCCACCGGCGGCCTCCTCGTCACGATCCGGCTTCCCGTCACCCCGTGA
- a CDS encoding FAD-binding oxidoreductase yields MSTASQPIDPNALRDLRSRLRGRVLLPGDTGFDTARRPWNLAVEQPVAAVVEAADTADVAALVSHAAATGYGISTQPNGHGATGRTAGTVLLRTRRLDTLDIDPAARRARIGAGVASGRVQAAAAPHGLTGLPGSSPVVSVTGVALGGGLSWFGRAHGWIADSVTALDVVDAGGRERHVTATDDPDLFWALRGGGGDYAVVTAVELALHPAPVLYGGRVLWRAEHAPAVLDAFRRITADAPDALTCWFELLHFPGADPMVAVDVTHLGDEREARALLAPLDRLPAPLGDSRRIMPVSEVGTITAEPTDPGPGLSRGELLTELDDTAAKTLLADPIAPLLSVQLRHLGGAFAHPSDSPHGPLAEPYALYLFGIPGTPERTEAVAARQRELADTLPVGRRKPFTFLAPGETAADAFAPAALERLRAIKRHHDPGNVLRSNFPVLA; encoded by the coding sequence GTGAGCACCGCATCCCAGCCGATCGACCCGAATGCCCTGCGCGACCTGCGCTCCCGCCTGCGCGGCCGGGTCCTGCTGCCCGGCGACACCGGGTTCGACACCGCCCGCCGCCCCTGGAACCTGGCCGTCGAACAGCCGGTGGCGGCCGTCGTCGAGGCGGCCGACACCGCCGACGTCGCCGCCCTGGTCTCCCACGCCGCCGCCACCGGGTACGGCATCAGCACCCAGCCCAACGGCCACGGCGCCACCGGCCGCACCGCCGGCACCGTCCTGCTGCGCACCCGCCGCCTCGACACCCTCGACATCGACCCGGCCGCCCGCCGCGCCCGCATCGGCGCCGGGGTGGCCTCGGGCCGGGTCCAGGCGGCTGCGGCACCCCACGGGCTGACCGGACTGCCCGGCAGCTCCCCGGTCGTCAGCGTCACCGGCGTCGCGCTCGGCGGCGGCCTGAGCTGGTTCGGCCGCGCCCACGGCTGGATCGCCGACAGCGTCACCGCACTCGACGTCGTCGACGCCGGGGGCCGCGAGCGGCATGTCACCGCCACCGACGACCCGGACCTGTTCTGGGCGCTGCGCGGCGGAGGCGGCGACTACGCCGTCGTCACCGCCGTCGAACTGGCCCTGCACCCCGCCCCCGTCCTGTACGGCGGCCGCGTCCTGTGGCGCGCCGAGCACGCCCCCGCCGTCCTGGACGCCTTCCGGCGGATCACCGCGGACGCCCCGGACGCGCTGACCTGCTGGTTCGAACTGCTGCACTTCCCCGGCGCCGACCCGATGGTCGCCGTGGACGTCACCCACCTCGGTGACGAACGCGAGGCCCGCGCCCTGCTGGCCCCGCTGGACCGGCTGCCGGCACCGCTCGGCGACAGCAGACGCATCATGCCGGTCTCGGAGGTGGGGACCATCACCGCCGAACCCACCGACCCGGGGCCCGGTCTCTCGCGCGGCGAACTCCTCACCGAACTGGACGACACGGCGGCCAAGACCCTGCTGGCCGACCCGATCGCGCCGCTGCTGAGCGTGCAGCTCCGGCACCTCGGCGGCGCCTTCGCCCACCCGTCCGACAGCCCGCACGGGCCGCTGGCCGAGCCGTACGCGCTCTACCTGTTCGGAATTCCGGGCACCCCGGAGCGGACGGAGGCGGTCGCGGCGCGGCAGCGTGAACTCGCCGACACCCTGCCCGTCGGCCGCCGCAAGCCGTTCACCTTCCTGGCCCCCGGGGAGACGGCGGCCGACGCCTTCGCCCCGGCGGCGCTGGAGCGGCTGCGCGCGATCAAGCGCCACCACGACCCCGGGAACGTCCTCCGCAGCAACTTCCCCGTCCTCGCCTGA
- a CDS encoding MFS transporter, with amino-acid sequence MSNDRPVGGSGFRRPTLVLALLALAQLIVSLDYNIVYVALPDIGGDLGFSPQSLQWVISAYAVAFGGFLLLGGRAVDLFGPRRIFVMGLTLYAVSSLAGGLATAPVPLVAARAAQGLGGALLFPATLTLVSTGFTAGRERNRAFAVWGTAGGSGMILGSLLGGVLTDAFGWAAVFFVNVPLAAAVALPALSLIPRGDRPSTGRRFDPAGALTGTVGSTLVVFALVRGPESGWGAPATAGAALLGVALLAAFAAVEARGADPLLPPSLLRDRDLRAGVLVTFLYMGTFGTLLYFLTVHFQVVHGYDAMRTGLAFLVPMAAIVVGSQLAGRLATRFGTRPTLVAGLATGGLGTVVLGAGLTTDASYLSLVPGLVVLGVGQGAGYTLMFGAATAGSPADQQGVASAVASTAQQIGGAVGLAVLVAIAGAGTDGLAGDALRAATADGLRTAVFVAAAGIALTALAALGFTPARRGGPAAETTAPSPVTAPTP; translated from the coding sequence ATGTCCAACGACCGACCCGTCGGCGGCTCCGGCTTCCGGCGCCCCACGCTGGTCCTGGCCCTGCTGGCCCTCGCCCAACTGATCGTTTCGCTCGACTACAACATCGTGTACGTGGCGCTGCCCGACATCGGCGGCGACCTCGGCTTCTCCCCGCAGAGTCTCCAATGGGTGATCAGCGCCTACGCGGTGGCGTTCGGCGGGTTCCTGCTGCTCGGCGGACGCGCCGTCGACCTCTTCGGACCCCGCCGGATCTTCGTGATGGGCCTCACCCTGTATGCCGTGTCCTCGCTGGCGGGCGGACTGGCCACCGCACCCGTGCCGCTGGTGGCGGCCAGGGCGGCACAGGGGCTCGGCGGGGCGCTGCTCTTCCCCGCGACGCTGACGCTGGTGTCCACCGGGTTCACGGCGGGTCGCGAGCGCAACCGCGCCTTCGCGGTGTGGGGTACGGCCGGCGGCAGCGGCATGATCCTCGGATCGCTGCTCGGCGGGGTGCTGACCGACGCGTTCGGCTGGGCGGCCGTCTTCTTCGTCAACGTGCCGCTGGCCGCCGCGGTCGCCCTGCCGGCCCTGTCGCTCATTCCGCGCGGTGACCGCCCGTCGACCGGCCGTCGGTTCGACCCGGCCGGGGCACTCACCGGGACCGTCGGCAGCACGCTGGTCGTGTTCGCCCTGGTCCGTGGCCCCGAGTCGGGCTGGGGCGCGCCGGCCACGGCCGGGGCGGCGCTGCTCGGCGTCGCGCTGCTCGCGGCGTTCGCGGCGGTCGAGGCCCGCGGCGCCGACCCCCTGCTGCCGCCCAGCCTCCTGCGCGACCGCGACCTGCGCGCCGGCGTCCTCGTGACGTTCCTCTACATGGGCACCTTCGGCACGCTGCTGTACTTCCTCACCGTCCACTTCCAGGTGGTGCACGGCTACGACGCGATGCGCACCGGACTCGCGTTCCTCGTCCCGATGGCCGCCATCGTCGTCGGCTCCCAGCTCGCCGGACGGCTGGCCACACGTTTCGGTACCCGCCCCACGCTGGTCGCCGGCCTGGCAACCGGCGGTCTCGGCACCGTCGTCCTCGGCGCCGGACTGACCACCGACGCCTCGTACCTGTCGCTGGTGCCCGGCCTGGTCGTCCTCGGTGTCGGCCAGGGCGCGGGCTACACGCTGATGTTCGGCGCCGCCACCGCGGGGTCCCCGGCGGACCAGCAGGGCGTCGCCTCCGCCGTCGCCTCGACCGCCCAGCAGATCGGCGGCGCCGTCGGCCTGGCCGTGCTCGTCGCGATCGCGGGCGCCGGAACCGACGGGCTCGCCGGCGACGCCCTGCGCGCCGCCACCGCGGACGGGCTGCGCACCGCCGTGTTCGTCGCCGCCGCCGGGATCGCCCTCACAGCCCTGGCCGCCCTCGGCTTCACCCCCGCACGGCGCGGCGGTCCGGCCGCAGAGACCACCGCTCCGTCCCCCGTCACCGCCCCGACTCCGTGA
- a CDS encoding LysR family transcriptional regulator, with the protein MLERHELEAFLTLAEELHFGRTAERLRVSTARVSQIIAGMERRIGVPLFNRTSRRVELTAVGERLYEGTRPAWDRISAAFDEAVATGRGVTGTLRVAFVGAAGGQLLVRAADLFGRRHPDCEVRLREAQMTDLMPWLRAGDVDIALGTLPIDEPGFATGPALVSEARLLAVPAGHPFARRASLSLEDLARVRLLQLPDTLPDALREDRTPRATPSGRPIEPGPTGATFNEMLTLIGAGHGVFPVGAHARRYYVRPDVAYVLLRDAPPLRWGLLWRTDSATARVRAFAEAAGSLVDAPA; encoded by the coding sequence GTGTTGGAGCGGCACGAACTGGAGGCGTTTCTCACCCTCGCCGAGGAGCTGCACTTCGGCCGCACCGCCGAGCGCCTGCGGGTCTCGACCGCGCGCGTCAGCCAGATCATCGCCGGAATGGAGCGGCGGATCGGTGTCCCTCTGTTCAACCGCACCAGCCGTCGTGTCGAACTGACCGCGGTGGGAGAGCGGTTGTACGAGGGGACGCGGCCCGCGTGGGACCGGATCTCCGCCGCGTTCGACGAGGCCGTCGCCACCGGGCGCGGCGTCACCGGGACGCTGCGCGTGGCGTTCGTCGGCGCGGCGGGCGGGCAGTTGCTCGTCAGGGCGGCGGATCTCTTCGGGCGGCGTCATCCCGACTGCGAGGTCCGGCTGCGTGAGGCGCAGATGACCGACCTCATGCCGTGGCTGCGCGCCGGGGATGTCGACATCGCCCTGGGGACGCTGCCCATCGACGAGCCGGGCTTCGCGACCGGACCGGCGCTGGTGTCCGAGGCGCGCCTGCTCGCGGTCCCCGCCGGGCATCCCTTCGCCCGCCGCGCGTCGCTGTCCCTGGAGGACCTGGCGCGCGTCCGGCTGCTCCAGCTCCCCGACACCCTGCCGGACGCCCTGCGGGAGGACCGCACCCCGCGCGCCACCCCGTCGGGCCGGCCGATCGAACCCGGTCCGACGGGAGCCACGTTCAACGAGATGCTCACGCTCATCGGCGCCGGTCACGGCGTGTTCCCGGTCGGCGCCCACGCCAGGCGCTATTACGTGCGCCCGGACGTCGCCTACGTACTGCTGCGTGACGCGCCGCCCCTGCGGTGGGGGCTGCTGTGGCGGACGGACAGCGCCACGGCCCGCGTCCGCGCCTTCGCCGAAGCAGCCGGCTCCCTCGTCGACGCCCCCGCCTGA